The nucleotide window TCTCAATAACCGGAGAGATGAAAAAACTAATCGAGAAGGCTAGAGATATCGACGGGATGGTGGCTTCTAACGGTTATATTTTAGCGACCAGTCTCAATCCAAACTCCAGAACTCCACCTTACATAAGAACGTATGACCTATTTTTGCTCAACGAATCAGGTGTATTGACAATCGAGAATGTGCCCTATTACACGTTGGAAGGTACAGATGTGCTATTCGCTAAAGATAATAAGATCTCAGTACTGAACACTAGCACAAATGATATATGGGAATTATCACTACCAGTGAAAAGTATTAATAAGTTCGTTTTGGACCCATCTAAAAACTTCATTGCTGCAGATAACACTATTTTCGGAATAAATGAACTAGGTACCCATAAACAACTAATTATGGGGAATTATACAGACAGTACAGCCCCTGAAGTAGTGACAATTGAGAAAGATCTGGACGAACATTCGAAAGTAAATACCACTGAAGAAACTTCTGGATTGCCTGGATTTACTTCAATTATTTCATTTATAGGGATATTTATTGCATTCATCTGCATACATATGAAAAAAATAAGGTGAGGGTTAATTGTGGAAAAATATCGGAATGTGTTTGTGATTGCACAAAAAGAATTTGCAGACAATATATGGAGCCCGAGGTTCACAATACTCATCTTGGTATTCACAACTATTGTTTTTTCAATAAGTTATGATTCTGGAATTGGGCCAGAAGGGAATGCCATATCCAGAGGTTATCTTGATATTTCTCATATTGTTTCCCTCTTCTTGCCATTTATGGGAATTGCACTTGGTTTCGATGCAATTAGCAAAGAGAGGGAGTCAAAGTCTTTGAATGTGCTTCTGACGCATCCAATATATAGGGATAATATCATTGCTGGAAAAGCGCTTGGAGCAATGATTACATTAATTCTGGTAGTATTTATATCAATTTTCACAACTCTTGGAACAATACTTTTAGCATCAGGAACCGAGTTAAGTTCACCAATTCTAAATCGATTGGTAATCTTTGCAATTCTTACATACCTATATCTATCAATATTTCTGTCACTTGGCATACTTAGTTCGATTGTGACAAAAAATGCCACAAAATCATTAGTATACAACATAGCGATCTGGGTTGTGTTATGTATTGTATTTGGTATGATTTGTGCTACAACTGCTTCTATTATAACTGAGCATAAACCATTGGATTTAGATGATAACGAGCGTTTTTTAAGACTTAACGCAGATATTCAAAAATTGACGCCATCACATCATTATGCTATGGCGGTAAGTGGTAGACCTAGTTTGAGTTGGTTGGGTGTTTCGAGTGAGAAACCAAGCGTGGAAGGGATATTTGACATGGAATATACGCTGGGACAGTGGTGGAATGAACTCTGGATAAATGTTCTAATTTTGATTATTACTCCTGTTTTTTTAATTATAGTAGCATTTATAATGTTTTTGCGCCAGGATGTATCAAAGGATATGGGGTAACTCGCATGAAAGATAATAATGTTTTTGTGGTTGCTCAAAAAGAGGCTGCTGACCACCTTCAAGATGCCGGATTTTTGGTGTTGCTTGCAACATATACTGTAATAGTGTTTGCTTCTACCTATATGCTTGGTTCCTTGGCGCATGACGATAATTCAGTACTTCTGAGTAGCATTAATGTCAAAATGATATCCCAATTTACTCCATTACTTGGTATAGTTCTGGGATTCGATGTAGTTGTCAGAGAACAGAAATCTGGATCACTCAATGTGTTATTAACTCATCCAATATTCAGAGATAATATTCTCACAGGGAAATTACTTGGATCAACGTTATTGATAGCTGCTATAATCATATTTTCGGTTTTTGTATCTGTAGGAACACTCTTGGTCTTCTATGGTGTTGAGATCGGATATATTGAACTTATCAGAATAGCCGTGTTCACCATTCTCACATTTTTCTATGCGGTGATATTTTTGGGAATTGCAATTCTTATCTCAACGATAGTAAAAAACTCCACTGATTCACTGACCTGCAACATTATTATATGGATTTTTATTTGCATACTATTTGGTGCAATTCTTAAGACAGTTGTTGCCATATTGACAGGTCAAACATCGAATGAAGGTATATTAATCACACAACTTTTGAATATATCACCACTGCATCACTATGGAGAGGCTGTAATTGGCAGAACTGATTTGAGTTTTATGGGAGTTAACGTAGAACCAATGGTTGGAGGGATTTTCGATACTAAATATACTCTCACTCAGTGCTTAACAGAATTCTGGATGAATATTGTAGTGCTGATAATAACTCCGGTTGTATTGTTTATAATAACTTTCATTACATTTCTTAGGAAAGACATTACTCTGTAAAGTGATAAAATGATATACAAAAAAGATAGAATTTGCTGCAAGGTACCTCTATCTGAGAACAATTGATGGTGTTACTTCATTATTGTGAACTTCCAGGGGAATGTCAGTTTATGGGATTCAGGTGATCGAATTCTTAAGAAAGAACTCACATTTTTTCGGTTTAGGACATAACTTATACCCAGAAAATCGAACGATTTGTCATGTTAAGTATTACCGATAAAAAGAAATCAAAGTTCAGTTGTTTGATTTGATAATTTAATAATGTGGATAGTTTAATAATCTGGCTAAAAACTTTGTATTTTATATAGAGTGTGTTAGTAGTGAATTATGGAGTTCAAATTTTCTCTGAAAAACCAATTTGAAATCCAAATGCAGAGGCTTAATTAAGTTGTCTTTGAAAAGTTTTAAGGTTTACTTAATCCTGCCTCTGGAGTTAAATCACGGGGTAAAAAGAAATGACAACAAGAGAACACTTAGAAATGATGTACTCTTGTTGCGTTTCTCCTGGTAAGTGTTGAGGTTGCTATTGCGCATAGAGAGAGTCGCTATAGTATTGTGTCTACAATTACTGTTCCATGAGGAAGTTATTACTGTTTTGGAGAGTACGCAAAAGCTCTGTGATTGGAGAGGTGAAATTTATGCGGAAGGCACTGAAGATGTGTACAGGGATCAGATAACATATTTCATATGACATAGTCTGCTTAGAATTTTTTTAATAGATCTCTTTTGCTGGTTTTGAAACCATAATATTTTTTGAAATGTGATATTATGAAAACTAGGAATTCATTGCTTATAGGAATAGTGATTGGGCTTGTATTATTCGGATTTTTTAAATTTTTAGGGCTTGATCAAACGTACGGAGGAATTATAGGTGCATTTATTGTAGGTATACTAATTGGTAAAACTATAGGCAAAGGCTCGGAGAAATATGCTTTTTTTTCGATATTTATGTATAACCTGATTGGCTGGATTTTAGTATTTTTGCTTACTTCCGATGGAAAGATTGCGTTGCAATATGGCGGTATAGCTTTATCTGCTCTTGTTGGAATTTTGCTTATTATGGTCTTTTTTTATTCAATAATCGGATCCTTTGCGGCATTTGCTACCTCCAACCTGAGCAGGAATAAAGAGGGTCAAGGATTATGAATTTCTCGGAAATACAGATCATTGGGGAAGATGAAACATTCAAAGGTTCAAAAA belongs to Methanosarcina barkeri 3 and includes:
- a CDS encoding ABC transporter permease; the encoded protein is MEKYRNVFVIAQKEFADNIWSPRFTILILVFTTIVFSISYDSGIGPEGNAISRGYLDISHIVSLFLPFMGIALGFDAISKERESKSLNVLLTHPIYRDNIIAGKALGAMITLILVVFISIFTTLGTILLASGTELSSPILNRLVIFAILTYLYLSIFLSLGILSSIVTKNATKSLVYNIAIWVVLCIVFGMICATTASIITEHKPLDLDDNERFLRLNADIQKLTPSHHYAMAVSGRPSLSWLGVSSEKPSVEGIFDMEYTLGQWWNELWINVLILIITPVFLIIVAFIMFLRQDVSKDMG
- a CDS encoding ABC transporter permease, with translation MKDNNVFVVAQKEAADHLQDAGFLVLLATYTVIVFASTYMLGSLAHDDNSVLLSSINVKMISQFTPLLGIVLGFDVVVREQKSGSLNVLLTHPIFRDNILTGKLLGSTLLIAAIIIFSVFVSVGTLLVFYGVEIGYIELIRIAVFTILTFFYAVIFLGIAILISTIVKNSTDSLTCNIIIWIFICILFGAILKTVVAILTGQTSNEGILITQLLNISPLHHYGEAVIGRTDLSFMGVNVEPMVGGIFDTKYTLTQCLTEFWMNIVVLIITPVVLFIITFITFLRKDITL